The DNA sequence TACAAAGGTAATAAAGGCGTGCACGGCATCGGGCTCTCCATCGTGCAATCGATCGTGCAGACTTACGGCGGACGCATAGAAGTCATGTCTTCCGCAAAAGGAACAACTTTCACAATCATCCTGCCGCAACAAAACAAATCTAATAAATAGAATCTGAGAATAAGGACCGAAACACTGACCGCCCCCATAGGCCAGCGTTTCGGTCCTTTTTTTGCATTGGGATGCGGTGCTCTATCAACTTTACGCATCTTTCCGCTCAATTTGCTCCATTTTTGCAACAACTCTCTGCCCTGTTTACGGAGAATTGTTTCCCAGATCGGCATAGAATAAGGACATCAAGAGAAACAAGAAACGAGGTCGAGCGTTATGAGCGAAATATGCTACCGAAACGAATTCAAACACGAAATTTCCCAAAAGAACAAAGTCATCCTCACAAGTCGGCTGAGAAAGGTCCTGAAACATGATGAGAATTCAGTAGGCAACAGTTACAGCATCAGGAGTCTCTATTTTGATACGATTTATGATGATGCTTATTGGGACAAAGAGGATGGCCGCAGTTACCGCGAGAAGTTCCGGATCCGTTATTACAACAATGACGCTTCCTTTATCCGCCTGGAGAAAAAAGTCAAGGACGGAGCAGTCGGTTATAAACAGAGCGCCTGCATCACGAAAGAAATGGCCGACCAACTTATCCAAAAAAAATATGACTGCCTTGCTGATGCCAGTCACCCATTGCTCCGAGAGTTTTATGCAAAGTGCAAAAGCC is a window from the Trichococcus shcherbakoviae genome containing:
- a CDS encoding polyphosphate polymerase domain-containing protein; amino-acid sequence: MSEICYRNEFKHEISQKNKVILTSRLRKVLKHDENSVGNSYSIRSLYFDTIYDDAYWDKEDGRSYREKFRIRYYNNDASFIRLEKKVKDGAVGYKQSACITKEMADQLIQKKYDCLADASHPLLREFYAKCKSQCMEPKVIITYEREAFAYGPGNTRITLDFDMHASTQVSSFFHEGRIGIREPGIDCVLEVKFDNYLPGWIQSLVQTEETNSTSHSKYVIGRHLNQI